The region CGCCGAGGTCGCCTCGTCGAGCAGCAGGATCGGCGCATTGCGCACCAGCGCGCGCGCAATCGACAGCCGCTGACGCTGGCCGCCCGAAAGCGTCACGCCGTTTTCGCCGACCGGCGTGTCGTAACCCTGCGGCTGTGCCGAGATGAAGTCATGTGCATAGGCAAGCCGGGCTGCCGCTTCCACCTCGGCATCGGTCGCTTCCGGCCGGCCATAGCGGATATTGTCGCGGATCGTGCCCTCGAACAGGTAAGGCTGTTGCGAGACATAGGCGAGCTGATGGCGCAGCGACTTCTTGGTGATGTGGGCGATGTCCTGTCCGTCGATCAGGATCTCGCCCTCGCGCGGATCGTAAAAGCGCGGAATGAGGTTGATGACCGTGGATTTGCCGGCACCCGAAGGGCCGACCAACGCCGTGGTCGCGCCGCCCTCGGCGATGAAACTCACACCGCTCAGCACGCTCTCATTGCCGTAGCCGAAGGAAACGTTGCGGAATTCGATCCGCGCTTGCGTCACGGTCAGCGGCTTTGCATCCGGCAGGTCGCGCTGGCGCGGCTCCATGTCGAGCAGTTCGTAGATCATCCGCGCGTTGACGACGGCCCGCTCCATCTGCACCTGCAGACGGGCAAGCCGGCGGGCCGGATCATAGGCAAGCAGCAGCGCCGTGACGAAGGAGAAGAAGGCGCCCGGCGGCACATTGTAATAGATCGAGCGGTAGGCGGCATAGGCGAGTACGCTGGCGACGGCAAAGCCCGCGAAACTCTCGGTCAGCGGCGAGGTGCGCTCGGAAAGCCGGGCAATCCGGTTCGCCCTGTTTTCGGCGCCCTTGATGAGCTTGGTGACCTTGCGTTCCAGCTCGTCTTCCATCGTGAAGGCTTTGACGATGGCGATGCCCTGGATCGTCTCCTGCATGGCGCCGAGAACGTGGCTGTTCAAATGCACCGCCTCGCGCGTTGCCGAGCGCAGCCGCTTGGAAACATAGCGCAGCGCATAAAGCAGCGGCGGCGCCATGATGAACACCGCAAGGCTGAGCAATGGATCCTGGAGGATCATTACTGCCAGCAGCGAAACGAAGGTCAAAAGGTCGCGCACCGACGAGGTGATCGTCAGGTTGAGCACGTCGCGGATGCCGCTGACGTTCTGGCTGACCTGCGCGGCGATATGAGCGGAGCGGGCCTCGCTGAAGAAGCCGACCGAAAGCGTCATCAGATGCGAATAGAGCCGGCGCTGGTAGCGCGCGACGATATCGTTGCCCACCTTGGACAGCGCCACGGCCTGGCCGTAGCTTGCAAACCCGCGCAGCACGAAGGCGATGAAGATCGAAAGACAGATGATCCAGACGACGTCGGCGCGCCGGTTGGCGAAGGCCTCGTCGATAATCGCCCGCATGATCCAGGCGGTAAAGGCCGTCGAAAGCGCCACCACGATCAGGCAGGCAATCGCAAAGACATAGCCCCAGAGATGGTCGCGGCCGTTTTCAGCGATGATACGCTTCAGGATGCCGGTTACGGTATCACTGCTGACGCTCTGCGTTCTGCTTTCCGCCGCTTCCAAAAATCGGGTTTCCTGTCTCGCACCGAACGCGGCGCAGGGGGCGACGCGTACTTTTGCCGGCTCTATAAAGAGTTGGGATTGGTTTGGCTAGAGCGCCGGGCTCAGCGTCGCCAGCGGCGGCCTTCCGTCGAGACGCCGAAATTCGCCGGCATGCGCGCATAGGAAGAAAGCCCGGCAAGCGCTGCCAGCGGATGTGTCACCACATAGGTCGGGATGGTGCGAAGCAGCGCCGAATGTGGCGCCTTGTCCTCGAAGGCCAACCGGAATTCCGGTCTCTTCAGCGCCGGGAGGATCTTCTGCGAAATGCCGCCTGAGAGATAAACGCCGCCGCGCGCCATGAACACCATCGCCATGTCGCCCGCCACCCGGCCGAGATAGGTGGCAAACAGCGACACGGTCTCGATCGCCGCCTTGTCGCTGCCGGCAAGCGCGTGCGAGGTGATGTCGGCCGGATCCTTCATCGTCGGCTGGATGCCGTCGACGATACAGATGGCATGGTAGAGATTGACGAGGCCGCGCCCGCAGAGGATCTGCTCGGCCGAGACGCGGCCTTCGATCGTCTCGATGTGGGGGAAGAGTTGATAGTCGCGCTTGCTGCGCGGTCCGAGATCGATATGGCCGCCTTCGCCGGGAACCGGG is a window of Rhizobium sp. N324 DNA encoding:
- a CDS encoding ABC transporter ATP-binding protein; translated protein: MEAAESRTQSVSSDTVTGILKRIIAENGRDHLWGYVFAIACLIVVALSTAFTAWIMRAIIDEAFANRRADVVWIICLSIFIAFVLRGFASYGQAVALSKVGNDIVARYQRRLYSHLMTLSVGFFSEARSAHIAAQVSQNVSGIRDVLNLTITSSVRDLLTFVSLLAVMILQDPLLSLAVFIMAPPLLYALRYVSKRLRSATREAVHLNSHVLGAMQETIQGIAIVKAFTMEDELERKVTKLIKGAENRANRIARLSERTSPLTESFAGFAVASVLAYAAYRSIYYNVPPGAFFSFVTALLLAYDPARRLARLQVQMERAVVNARMIYELLDMEPRQRDLPDAKPLTVTQARIEFRNVSFGYGNESVLSGVSFIAEGGATTALVGPSGAGKSTVINLIPRFYDPREGEILIDGQDIAHITKKSLRHQLAYVSQQPYLFEGTIRDNIRYGRPEATDAEVEAAARLAYAHDFISAQPQGYDTPVGENGVTLSGGQRQRLSIARALVRNAPILLLDEATSALDTESEAAVQKALDEAMTGRTVVVIAHRLSTVVRADKIVVMQQGRVVEEGNHETLAKVSDGLYARLNNLQRPSASDSN
- a CDS encoding glucokinase, whose product is MPKPNHSTAPLPFPILIGDIGGTNARFSILTDAYAEPKQFPNVRTADFATIDEAIQQGVLDKTAVQPRSAILAVAGPINDDEIPLTNCDWVVRPKTMIEGLGMEDVLVVNDFEAQALAVAALSDENRERVGDATGDMIASRVVLGPGTGLGVGGLVHAQHSWIPVPGEGGHIDLGPRSKRDYQLFPHIETIEGRVSAEQILCGRGLVNLYHAICIVDGIQPTMKDPADITSHALAGSDKAAIETVSLFATYLGRVAGDMAMVFMARGGVYLSGGISQKILPALKRPEFRLAFEDKAPHSALLRTIPTYVVTHPLAALAGLSSYARMPANFGVSTEGRRWRR